GCTGTGCTTTAACTTAGTGGGGTGCAATCGGTTCCGGTCCAGTCAGTCAACTGCCAGGCGCGGTGAACTTTTCAAGTTGGCGCCTATTGGCGCATCCTGAGCAGACGTTTCGACAGTGAGGGCTCAGGGTCGCGAGCTGCCGCCTACTCCAGGATCGACTTTTGTCAAAAGACTAGAGATCGATGCAATTGCGCGCCCGCCCATGCCCCGTCGGCTACGGCGAGCGACACCGAATGGGGGATACGCGCCGCGTCGCCGCAGGCGAAAGCGCCGGCAACAGTCGTTTCCTTCGTCGGGTCGGTGCGGATCTGCGTGCCAAGTGGCGTCTCTTCGGTCTCGCAGCCGAGCGCTCCGGCAATCGGCGTCGCAGGGGCATTGCGCGAGGCGGTAAAGAGTCCGGCAAAGGATAGATTTCGTCCATCAGCAAGGAGGACATCGGCATGGCCTTTGATCTGGGTGACCGGCGTATCCTCAATCGTCACGCCACGTGCGTCCAGATCGGCGCGGGTAGCGGCATCGAGCGTCACCACGCCATTGGTGAGAAAGGTCACCTCACCCCATTCGGGCATGAGCATGGCTTGATGCACCGACATCGGCCCCGTCGCGATCACCCCGATCCTGCCCCGGTCCAGTTCGTAACCGTGGCAATAAGGGCAGTGAAAGATGCTTT
The Ensifer sp. WSM1721 genome window above contains:
- a CDS encoding NAD(P)/FAD-dependent oxidoreductase, with the protein product MRNDVIIVGGSYAGMAAALQLLRARRTVVVIDAGLRRNRFARHSHGFLGQDGVDPAEIAAKARTQLIVYPTLTWINGRAEAANGVKDAFTVTTADGVRHEGRRLLFAVGVTDALPQIDGMSERWGESIFHCPYCHGYELDRGRIGVIATGPMSVHQAMLMPEWGEVTFLTNGVVTLDAATRADLDARGVTIEDTPVTQIKGHADVLLADGRNLSFAGLFTASRNAPATPIAGALGCETEETPLGTQIRTDPTKETTVAGAFACGDAARIPHSVSLAVADGAWAGAQLHRSLVF